gagagagagagagagagagagacagacagacagacagacagacagacagacagagagagagagagagagagagagagagagagagagagagagagagagagagagagagagagagagagagagagagagagagagagagagagagagagagaaaaaatttaCATAGATAATCAGACCAAACAGACCCCTTGGTCCACACTAGGTGATATGTCCTTAAACCtcagtgattttacattaatcagatgtctCCGAAACTtttcatttctactctagttaatatgaagttgaaggaagtgacggtcgagcttgtttttaaaggagtcagtcgtgttacattggaccactgagagagagagagagagagagagagagagagagagagagagagagagagagagagagagagagagagagagagagagagagattgagctTACGTTCGACTCATTTCCTAATTATAAGTTTTGGTAAAGAGCTAATTTCCAAACATGTCTTCAGCGTGTTTTCGTTTCGCCGGTGACTTCCTTAcaatttcatttccttcatccccGCAGCTTAAAGTTTGCATCAAGCTCGTGTCGTCTATCTGTGAATTAATATAGTGGTAGTATTATCCCAGGGTCGACAGATTTCTAAGTTtgtattcctaaacgtctcggcgcctcagttcgtctgttcgaaaagcctctcgtagaagggttttttttatgtctccgcctattgagccggtaggcttgcttgaggggcctgaatggtattcggccccagcccgtcatggcgcaggcaagtgtttatagtggcgccatcttctcttggctggTTGCTGGGccttccatggactgttttatgatcccagtgatagttttacacgacttcagcTTCTTGAACGGTTAATcgtctctgtggccttaggaatTAGTCGTAGTTGCTGGGCCTTCCAtggctgttttgtgatgccagtgatagttgtacgtcctctgcaccttgaacgggaaagtcacccttgaaaacccggttaatattatctgtggtcttgggaaatagtcgtaatgggagcccgatacgtttaagaagttGCTGGgcctttcatggactgttttgtgatcccagtgatagttttacacgacttctgcttcTTGAATGGGAAcgtcactcatgaaaacccggttaaccttctctgtggccttagaaattAGTCGTAGTTGTTGATTTCCATGGGCTGTTTTGAGATGCTACgaatagttttacccgacttctgcttcttgaacgggaaagtcacccatgaaaacccggttaatcgtctctgtggccttaggaatTAGTcgtagttgctgggattttcatgggctgttttgtgatcccagtgatagttgtaCGTCccctgcaccttgaacgggaaagtcactcatgaaaacctggttaatcttctctgtggccttgggaattagTCGTAGTTGTTGATTTTCATGCCTGTTTTGTGATGCTTGGAATAGTTTTACACGTCCTCTGCACCTCGAACGGGAAagccactcatgaaaacccggttaaccttctctgtggccttagggaTTAGTCGTAGTTGTTGATTTTCATGAGCTGTGATGCTAGGAATAGTTTTACATGTCCTCTGCACCTCGAACGGGAaagtcacccatggaaacccggttaaccttctctgtgtctttggaaaatagtcgtaatgggagcccgacatgtttaagaatatagaCTTTAATGTTtggagtggtggggaggggaggagcgagaggaagacagaggatcAAGTGGAGATATAGAATTGAGTGTACATCTATGACAGGTCTCGCTctggttctttcttcttctctgacGAATAATTGTTGTCATAAAATGTGTGGTAGCTGGGTTTCACAAGCAAAAGAGTAGGTGGCACAGACGTTGTGACGCACACATTGAAAGAGTTAATCCCTGCTGGGGTCGGCCACTCTTGTATGTTGTCGCCAGTATCTTGTCCTCTGCATCTACCTCCTCCAGATCCAGCTGCCTCATATCTCGCTGAATCCCGTCTCTCCATCTAAATCTCTGACCTCCTCTCGATCTTCTCCCTTCCACCTGTTCTGGTCTGTTCTGGTCCCTAACATACAGTCTTGTTCCAGGCGCGGTGCGGACGGTGGTGGCGCTGGACAGGGAGGCGGCGCGCGGCTACTGGCTGTCCATCATGGTGTCCGACGGGGGAGCGGCGCCCCTCACCGACACCTGCCACGTGAGTGACGCCccccgctctgtgtgtgtgtggggggggggggggggggtgtgagagagagagagagagagagagagagagagagagagagagagagagagagagagagagagagagagtgtatgtgacagtgtgtgtgtatgtctttgCGTGATAATCCTTCATATTCTTGGTGTTCCTcatcatgaaaattattatactaattacattaaatatttacatttttttagcaTCTCATTACGCTAAGATTGCCTACTATAATGTGCATGTCAATATTAACTGTGACATTCAGCTGTCTGTTCATAATCAGTCAACCGAACCCTTGTCTGGTTAATAGAGTTGGAAATCCTGTAAACCACAACCAGTACGAAAAAAATATCTAGCGGCTCTGACTGAAAAGAGAGACTCGGGACGgaaatacctgtgtgtgtgtgtgtgtgtgtgtgtgtgtgtgtgtgtgtgtgtgtgtgtgtgtgtgtgtgtgtgttattagagccgcggggcactcttctcaaatgctctgaaacccagttccaggttgaccctgggctcatagagtctataccgttctgtactgtgtctcactgacgtggcggtgtccaaatgaaaatcctgtagaatatttctcaaatatccaggtttaccaagtcgcgttccttgataagtcaagacacatattttgtagactatcgtgccttaatgggtagccagtgcaagtctataagtgcaggtgttattctctcacgggagggcagaccctttattagccttgcagctctgttcataaccagttgtagtttcttcagcagatatttaggaaggccataataaagtgagttacaataatccagcttattAGTTACATggttatatataagcatcttcatagtcttatcatccaggtatttcttgacaaatgcaatatttctcagatggtagcctgccgttctcaccacctgattgatctgttctttgaatgatagagtgcagtcaggtatcacacctaaatctttgactgacttttttacagtcatagtgtcatcttttatccgaagagtggaaatatttagcctcctgagatccttgttcttccccacaatcaagcattcagttttatcctcattcagcatcagttgcttagaattcatccatttcccaacatcatccataattctgctcagcctATCTTCAAtgttttccacatcactcagcgacaaatagaactgtgtatcatcggcatacagtttaaagtcaacttcatgccttcttagtaaatgtgaaagaccgatagtataaacacaataaaattggacccagtacacttccctgggggactcctctttgcaaaagtttatgattagagaacgatttacctatttgcacacagtaagttctgttctcaaggtaactcctcagataatccagcgccccatcctcaattccaatattcttaAAATCCTGAAGCTCCACCGTGTCAGACGCAGCACTcgagtctaacaaaatcagaacaccacacttcccttcatccataagcacaagcaaattgtttaccaccgaacagagagtagtttcatttgagtaaagcctcttgtagtcAGATTgattatccggtaaagcctgcaccactagcaaatgctccattagctgatttaagatcacattttcaagtatcttagatagaaacgtcaagttggatactggtctaaaggaacttaaacactgtgggtctagtttacctttaacgataggtttcacgatcgccgctttctcactctcagggaaagtcttgttttcgatactagtgttaaccatcacagtcataatatttaagaaatcactaaagttttcactcttaatgatgtcacttatcggcaagggatcgttatcacagtacgtcagtttcaccttgtgtatgatagttttcactaCAGCCACATacacttgttgaaagcttgttaactttatttcagggatTGGAGTTTCCccagcggatccatggtaaccgcggtcgcctctaaagttcatgataactctcaattttcttgtcaaaaaaCTCTAAAAACTTAAttgccagcacttcatccgataaaccatccggaagcttgttaaccttcctgtttccagtcaaactgtcaagcaccttatataatttattgatgtcaGGCCcggcctccacaaccttattccaATAGTATTCTCTTTcccgttttatcacaagccgattatctttgtttcttgcctcctggtatgctcttcttgcctcgtctgttttttgcctacgccagtctttcttttttcttcttctccctttttgcccacagtatttccgcattaaaccaaggtgcatgatctctcaacaccatctccttttcaatcagaggacagaggctgttatactcatctttagctaaaccattatatagcttaaccaggcaggtagcacaatttccacgtaacaccgagccatgttcacagatttcacgacatttaatagtaatttcctgtattacagagttaatcagtatttctggttgaaaattctttcgcaatctgaacgtaatattttttctctgcactgcttccctcacgtatgaaatatcaaaggttaccaatttatgcaccggggatatacaacatatttcatcaacacacaccccttgcactagatcaccgtctatatcgctgaaaaccaagtctatcacatgaccccctaaagaattcatctcgttcactttattaatcaggttgaaactgtccatcatctcaatgaaggccatggcagaagaattttcaggatcatcaatctatagattaaagtcaccacagatgaacacatttgcactcaccatatccacagactccaaaaatgtgcgaaatttatcaaaaaagacctctgctcttgtatccggaggtcgatacaccacaataaaggtgcatttccttctatcaatttcacagatgacttgcactaattcaaaggtatcccacctttctaatgcttttctccgaatcttcttaaaggaattcgaaagaaagatcccaacaccgccaccccttcttttctccctcggaACATGTAGAAAGGTACGAGTTACTGGCGTCATCTCACGAATCTTGGCGACGTCGTAGTCATTTAGCCATGTTTCAGTTACCGCTAAAatgtcaagatccttttctttgatgAGATCACGGATATCTAGAGTTTTATTTCCCACAGACTGAACATTTAGCAGACCACATTTTATCTTTGTATCTGAGGAATTAGTAGCCATGATCCGTtctgttacgaattctctcaatttcagtctgaaaaactacacaacactggttattcgccgagtgattaacttcagacttcttgtacctcacacaatttatacatTTGCTCTCAGTCCCGGGGCAGTCTTTCGCTTTATGGTCTCCTGCACATTTATAACATACTGGGTTCTCACCATTGGCCTTGGCAGTGCATTTGGCCTCAATAtgaccatatctctgacaatgataacatattattgcatggtatctgtctctcacagtATACACCCCCATTCAAGTTTTATTCCATCATGGTGCTTGTAGATTAGCTCTCTAACCATTGGATCACATTTCAGGATATAATGCGCTGTGCCACCGGCAGCAGACTTACTAAAAAATTTCTCAGTTTTCTCCTCAACTtgtggaatcgagtgtaggaactcatttctttaagcagtgtctcaattatcttatccccagtctcctccttgtgcacattacaaatcatgatctttggcctcagttttcccacacttttagtactgactttctccacagattgcaatttttgggctgcctcattcctcatatccccatcatcaaagttcattataatattacctccaatagtgaatcttgaatcagtaatctgaatgccatgtaatgcttcagaaacttcacttttcaactctgtagcctttttatcttgttccgaggccttgacaacaagtaaattcttcttaactttcctcttacgtttggtgacctcagcccaagttgcatctgctgactccacatgtTCAGCCCGCTGCAATACGTCCGCCACATCCTGCGCCACCTCCCCCAGCTCTTCCTTCACGCTGACCGCTCGTGACTCAACTCcttgtttcacttctgatatttccttagataattccagcttgaatttttccattttttccacaattttggtagccagagatgttTTATGAAGacatgggttgcaaatccaatttactttagatatattttccgacttaattccagacagatgagcacacttcacatgacaccacttagggcacagacagcaccctatccacttatcgcctgtgggatccgcacaaacgTAACATAACTCCACCGAGTTCTTGGCTCGGCCAGCCATGTCGATTCAGCGTTTTCGCGAACAAGGCGCCGCACCTCCGACCCGCGCGGCGACTCACTACTCACACCTAACCTATGTGTAACCTGAtgtgtaggaaaaaatatatgccCACTGTGCTTACGTGAAAATATAACCCGACCCTGCCTTGTGGAGAGCGGCGGGTCAGTCTGGGCGTTGTGTGATGCACCGCGGCAGAATGGTGGAAATGATAGGCGCGCCCCTGAACCCTTTTgatcctggacctgataaaagcGACCCATTCAATCGGCTCCCAGAGTTGAATCGAAAGGAGGGCGGAGGAGTGGAGTCAGCTGGATTTGTGGCTTTCTTCGCCCCTCTGCCCACAACATTCTCAGCCTCTAGGGGACATGGAGCTTTAAGTAGACTGGCCTGGGGTTATCCTGTGTAGCATAAGTCAGGCTCCATCTTGATTCTCAGCCTCTAAGGGACAGGAAACTTTAAAAAGACTCCCCTTGGGTTATCCTGTGTAGAATTAGTCATGCCCCATCTTGATTCTCAGCCCTAGGAGACGGGAGGCTTTAAGAAGACTGCCCTGGGGTTATCCTTTATAGAATTAGTCAGGCGCTATCTTGAATGTGCCGTGCAGTTTATATTTTCACGTAAGCACAGtgggcatatattttttttcagctccGATTAGAATGGCAAAGATATGAACTGAGAAATTGGGTCTCTCATTAGAAGTTCAGTCCACGAAATGTTAAAAATGAGAGAGATGTTTGACCTGCAGGAGAAGGTGACATGAGTGAaggttggaacacacacacacacacacacacacacacacacacacacacacacacacacacacagtagactttatttttttgttgttgtttttgttttgctttgttttttactCTTGAACTGCCTCTTTTGCtgtaagcgcacacacacacacacacacacacacacacacacacagtaccctccCACCATCCTATCTTTTAACCAATCCTCCTTCAGGTCTTCGTGGAGGTCGAGGACGTGAACGACCACATGCCCCAGACGGAGGAGCCCGCCTACCACACCTACGTGGCCGAGAACCTGCCGCCAGACACCTCCGTCATAGCGCTGCGGGCCTCGGACGGCGACCTGGCGCCCTCCAACATCTCCTTCGCCATCACCAAAGGGAACCAACTGGCGCGCTTCAAGATACACCcgcagacaggtaaggaagggggaaCTTGTTTATCTTTGTTTACATCCGTGGACGCAAAAGTCAAgtgcaaagaaaaacaaaaacagggtgAAAAATAGCCCCCCAGACATCACCAAAGGGAACCAACCAGCACGCTTCAAGATACGCCAgcggacaggtaaggaagggagcagcctgttttaa
This region of Eriocheir sinensis breed Jianghai 21 unplaced genomic scaffold, ASM2467909v1 Scaffold41, whole genome shotgun sequence genomic DNA includes:
- the LOC126992168 gene encoding protocadherin Fat 1-like; its protein translation is MFKNIDFNVWSGAVRTVVALDREAARGYWLSIMVSDGGAAPLTDTCHVFVEVEDVNDHMPQTEEPAYHTYVAENLPPDTSVIALRASDGDLAPSNISFAITKGNQLARFKIHPQTGALTTLVPLDREEQAEYELWVRVSDGQLSSVTPVFITVSDGNDNPPEFLEPLYRVTVPARSKTKKWEALFRVSGPLPEGLHALYLSSQTVSK